Below is a window of Methylosinus sp. PW1 DNA.
GTCCTTGATCTTCTCATAGACGCCTTTGGGGAGGATGTTCTTTTGATAGAGCTCGTCCTTGCCCTTATAGGGCCTCCCCTTGATGATCGCCACGGAGCGCGCCTCGCCTATGCCGGGCAGCGCGTCCAGCTCTTCCTTGCTCGCGGAGTTTATGTCGAGAAGCTCCGCCGGCTTCGGCGCGGCCTCCTTGGCGGGCTGCTCCTTGGCGGGCGGCTCCTTGGGAGATTCCTGCGCCGGCGTCGCCGGCTGCTGCTTGGCGGGCGCGCTCTTGCCCGCCTTGGCGATGGAGGTCGCAGGCGCCTGCGCCAGCGCGGCGGCGGCGAAGACGGACAGGAAGGCGAGAAGGCAAAGGCGCAAAATATTCCGCATGACGAGGCCTCGCATAAGAACGCTGCGAGGGTAGCGTCTCGGCGAGGCGCGGTCGAGCGCCGGAGGCTGCGGTCATCCCGCAGCGAGCGCCCGCATCGCCGCCTCATGCACGCGCTTATCCCCTGCCGCGATGATCGCGCCGCCCTGCGCGGCCGGGCCGCCGTCCCAAGTGGTGACGATTCCGCCCGCGCCTTCGACGATCGGGATCAGAGCGACAATGTCGTAAGGGTTGAGATTGGTCTCTATGACCAAATCGACATGGCCGGCGGCGAGCGCGCAATAGGCGTAGCAATCGCCGCCATAGCGCGAGAGCCGCGTCTGCGCCTCGACGCGGAAAAAATCGTCGCGCAGGCGCTCGTCGATGAGCCGCGGCGAGGTGGTCATCAATGTCGCCTCGGCGAGCGTGGCGCAGGAGCGCGTCTGCAGCTTGCGACGCTCCTCTGTCGGCGCCGGCTGGGCCTTCCAGCCCGGCTGCGGATGGTGATGCCGCGCCGGCCCGCGCCAATAGGCGGCCTCGCCGTCGCCGGAGAAGCGCTCGCGCGTGAAGGGCTGATGCATCAGCCCATAGCAGGGCCGCCCGCGATGCTGGAGGCCGATGAGCGTGCCCCATAGCGGCAGGCCACAGATGAAGCTCTTGGTCCCGTCGATCGGATCGAGCACCCAGACATATTCGGCGTCGGCGCGGAGATTGCCGAATTCCTCGCCGATGATTCCATGGCTCGGAAAGGTCGCCTCTATGAGCCTTCGCATGGCGATCTCGGCGGCGCGATCGGCCTCCGTCACCGGATCGAAGGCGCCGCCCGGGGCCTTGTCCTCCGCCGCGAGGCTGGTGCGGAAGAAGGGCAGGATCGCCTCGCCGGAGGCGTCGGCGAGGCGTTCGACGAATTTCTCGAAATCGACGGCGGTCATTGCCTCTCCGGGCTTCGGCTGGAAACGCGCTGGATCACTCGGCCGCGGCGCGCTGCTCGCGCGGGCCGACGATTTGCGTCAGCAGCCGCACGATCTCGCCGAGCCGGGAGGCCAGCAGATCGAAATCGACGCTGCGACGCAGATCGGCCTCGTTCATATAGAGATTTCGTGAAATTTCGATCTGCACCGCATGCCAGCCGGCGCCCGGCCTGCCGTAATGCTCGGTGATATAGCCGCCGGCGTAGGGGCGATTGCGCTGCACATGATAGCCCCATTGCCGCAGCCGCGCCTCTATGGCCTCGACGACGTCGCCCGAGCAGCTCGCGCCGAAACGATCGCCGAGCACGAAATCCGGCTTGCGCTTGTCGCCGCGGCCGGTCGCGCTCTCCTTGGCGACGCTGGAGGGCATGGAATGGCAATCGACCAGCAGGGCGACGCCGAACTTGCGGCGCGCGCGCTCCATCAGCGCGCGCAGAGCGGCGTGATAGGGCTTGTGCAGGCTCTCTATGCGATGCAGCGCCTCGGCGACGCGCAGCCGGCCGGAATAGATCTCGCGGGCGTCGGCCACGACGCGCGGAATGGTGCCGAGGCCGGCCGCCACCCGCAGCGAGCGCGTGTTGGCGAATTCCGGCAGCGCATCCTCGAACATGCGCGGGTCGAGCTCATAGGGCTCGCGATTCACGTCGAGAAAAGCGCGCGGGAAA
It encodes the following:
- a CDS encoding helix-hairpin-helix domain-containing protein → MRNILRLCLLAFLSVFAAAALAQAPATSIAKAGKSAPAKQQPATPAQESPKEPPAKEQPAKEAAPKPAELLDINSASKEELDALPGIGEARSVAIIKGRPYKGKDELYQKNILPKGVYEKIKDKIIAKQK
- the hisN gene encoding histidinol-phosphatase yields the protein MTAVDFEKFVERLADASGEAILPFFRTSLAAEDKAPGGAFDPVTEADRAAEIAMRRLIEATFPSHGIIGEEFGNLRADAEYVWVLDPIDGTKSFICGLPLWGTLIGLQHRGRPCYGLMHQPFTRERFSGDGEAAYWRGPARHHHPQPGWKAQPAPTEERRKLQTRSCATLAEATLMTTSPRLIDERLRDDFFRVEAQTRLSRYGGDCYAYCALAAGHVDLVIETNLNPYDIVALIPIVEGAGGIVTTWDGGPAAQGGAIIAAGDKRVHEAAMRALAAG
- a CDS encoding N-formylglutamate amidohydrolase, whose amino-acid sequence is MDEERAASPTPADPELHVPFELVEPAEFSSPLVFSSPHSGDVYPASFLASSRLDIANLRRSEDAHVHELFALAPAIGAPLLKAHFPRAFLDVNREPYELDPRMFEDALPEFANTRSLRVAAGLGTIPRVVADAREIYSGRLRVAEALHRIESLHKPYHAALRALMERARRKFGVALLVDCHSMPSSVAKESATGRGDKRKPDFVLGDRFGASCSGDVVEAIEARLRQWGYHVQRNRPYAGGYITEHYGRPGAGWHAVQIEISRNLYMNEADLRRSVDFDLLASRLGEIVRLLTQIVGPREQRAAAE